Proteins encoded within one genomic window of Pectobacterium araliae:
- the putA gene encoding trifunctional transcriptional regulator/proline dehydrogenase/L-glutamate gamma-semialdehyde dehydrogenase, protein MGSTTMGVKLDEETRERIKAAAQRIDRTPHWLIKQAIFHYLERLESGLDTPEIPQWANVSHIEAEEIMPQSQEEETHPPFLDFAEQVLPQSVIRAAVTSAYRRPESELVPILLEQARLTDELSQLTQKQAYRLAAKIRTQKAGSGRAGIVQGLLQEFSLSSQEGVALMCLAEALLRIPDKSTRDVLIRDKISRGNWQAHLGHSPSLFVNAATWGLLFTGKLVATHNEAYLSNSLNRIIGKRGEPLIRKGVDMAMRLMGEQFVTGETIGEALANAREREDKGFRYSYDMLGEAALTEHDATAYLTAYQQAIHAIGKASNGRGIYEGPGISIKLSALHPRYSRAQYDRVMEELYPRLLALTLLARQYDIGINIDAEEADRLEISLDLLEKLCMESQLAGWNGIGFVIQAYQKRCSYVIDALIELAQRSRRRLMIRLVKGAYWDSEIKRAQVDGLEGYPVYTRKVYTDVSYLACARKLLAVPNLIYPQFATHNAQTLSAIYHMAGNNYYSGQYEFQCLHGMGEPLYDQVVGAVADGKLNRPCRIYAPVGTHETLLAYLVRRLLENGANTSFVNRIADSSMALETLIADPVRGVEALAKVEWIMGAPHPKIPLPRQLYGQERQNSSGLDLSNEHRLASLSSALLNHASPPWFAAPMIEGESGASEEKSVVNPADVHDVVGYVRDASVADVELAVEAAVHASAIWFATPPTERAAILNQAASLMEEQLQSLLGLLVREAGKSFSNAIAEVREAVDFLRYYASQVRDTFTNDTHRPLGAIVCISPWSFPLAIFTGQISAALAAGNSVLAKPAEQTPLIAAQAVRILREAGVPLGVLQLLPGQGETIGAALVNDERVRGVVFTGSTAVAKILQRSIAGRLDPQGRLTPLIAETGGLNAMIVDSSALTEQVVNDVIASAFDSAGQRCSALRLLCLQDDIADRTLAMLRGAMAECRMGDPERLSTDIGPLIDAEAKENVELHIQTMREKGHTVFQAAYPQDEETWRHGTFVKPTLIELGKIDELKKEVFGPVLHVVRYQSQQLDAVIEQINAAGYGLTLGVHTRIDETIQRVTNRAQVGNQYVNRNMVGAVVGVQPFGGEGLSGTGPKAGGPLYLYRLLAHRPDNALAAGFTKQNREQASVRTSLLAGLLALEDWAISGERHDLATLCQRYKEHSVSGITRQLSGPTGESNAYTLLPRERILCLADNEEDRLIQAAAVLATGGKLLWPEGEQEKALYARLPEDVQSRIRFTPDWQRHDEASFHGVIYHGDADRLRQVSEALAERDGPIILPLGYTQGDTHVQLERLLTERSLSINTAAAGGNASLMAIG, encoded by the coding sequence ATGGGCTCTACCACGATGGGTGTAAAACTCGATGAGGAAACGCGCGAACGCATCAAGGCGGCAGCACAGCGTATTGATCGTACACCGCACTGGCTGATCAAACAGGCTATTTTCCATTACCTCGAACGCCTCGAAAGTGGCCTCGACACTCCTGAAATACCGCAATGGGCGAACGTCAGCCACATTGAAGCGGAAGAGATTATGCCGCAATCTCAAGAAGAAGAAACCCACCCACCCTTTCTTGATTTCGCCGAGCAGGTGCTTCCCCAGTCCGTTATCCGCGCCGCCGTGACTTCTGCTTATCGTCGCCCCGAAAGTGAACTCGTACCTATCTTGCTGGAACAGGCAAGACTTACCGATGAATTGTCGCAATTAACGCAGAAACAGGCTTATCGGCTGGCAGCAAAAATACGTACTCAAAAAGCCGGAAGCGGGCGTGCGGGTATTGTGCAAGGGCTGCTACAGGAGTTCTCACTTTCTTCACAGGAAGGCGTGGCGCTGATGTGTTTAGCCGAGGCGCTGCTGCGTATTCCTGATAAATCTACACGCGATGTGCTAATCCGCGACAAGATCAGTCGGGGAAACTGGCAGGCGCATCTCGGCCACAGCCCGTCGCTTTTCGTGAATGCCGCAACCTGGGGACTGCTGTTTACTGGAAAGCTGGTGGCGACACACAACGAAGCGTACCTGTCTAATTCGCTGAACCGCATCATTGGCAAACGCGGTGAACCGCTCATTCGCAAAGGCGTAGATATGGCCATGCGGCTGATGGGAGAACAGTTTGTCACGGGGGAAACCATCGGTGAAGCGCTGGCGAATGCCCGTGAGCGAGAGGATAAAGGCTTCCGTTACTCTTACGATATGTTAGGCGAAGCGGCACTGACGGAACACGATGCTACTGCCTATCTGACAGCCTATCAGCAGGCGATTCATGCTATCGGCAAAGCCTCGAACGGGCGGGGTATTTATGAAGGGCCGGGTATCTCCATCAAGCTGTCGGCGCTGCACCCGCGTTATAGCCGGGCGCAGTACGATCGTGTGATGGAAGAACTCTACCCGCGTTTGTTGGCGCTGACGCTGCTGGCGCGCCAGTACGATATTGGGATCAATATTGATGCGGAAGAAGCCGATCGACTGGAGATCTCACTCGATCTGCTAGAAAAACTCTGCATGGAATCGCAGTTGGCGGGGTGGAACGGTATCGGGTTTGTCATTCAGGCTTATCAGAAACGCTGCTCGTATGTGATAGACGCGCTGATTGAGCTGGCACAACGTAGCCGCCGCCGGCTGATGATTCGTCTGGTGAAAGGCGCGTACTGGGATAGTGAAATCAAACGGGCGCAGGTTGACGGGCTGGAAGGCTACCCGGTCTACACGCGCAAGGTCTATACTGATGTGTCTTATCTGGCCTGTGCCCGTAAGCTACTGGCCGTGCCGAATCTGATTTACCCGCAGTTCGCCACGCACAATGCGCAGACGCTAAGTGCGATCTACCACATGGCGGGCAACAATTACTATTCCGGTCAGTATGAATTCCAGTGCCTGCACGGCATGGGGGAACCGCTCTACGATCAAGTAGTGGGTGCGGTTGCCGATGGTAAATTGAACCGACCGTGCCGCATTTATGCCCCGGTCGGAACCCATGAAACGCTGCTGGCCTATCTGGTGCGACGTCTGCTGGAAAACGGCGCGAATACCTCGTTTGTTAACCGCATTGCAGATAGCTCAATGGCGCTGGAAACGCTGATTGCCGATCCGGTTCGCGGCGTAGAGGCGCTGGCAAAAGTGGAATGGATCATGGGTGCACCGCATCCCAAGATTCCTCTGCCGCGCCAGCTATATGGGCAGGAAAGGCAAAATTCGAGCGGGCTGGATCTCTCGAATGAGCATCGACTGGCTTCGCTTTCCAGCGCGCTGCTGAATCATGCGTCACCGCCGTGGTTCGCCGCGCCGATGATTGAGGGGGAAAGCGGGGCAAGCGAAGAAAAATCTGTCGTGAATCCGGCGGATGTACACGATGTGGTGGGCTATGTCCGTGATGCTTCCGTGGCAGATGTTGAATTGGCGGTCGAAGCAGCGGTGCATGCCAGCGCCATCTGGTTTGCGACGCCCCCCACAGAGCGAGCCGCGATATTGAATCAGGCCGCTTCGCTGATGGAAGAGCAACTGCAAAGCCTGCTGGGGCTGTTGGTTCGGGAAGCGGGGAAATCCTTCAGTAACGCGATTGCGGAAGTGCGCGAAGCGGTGGATTTCTTGCGCTATTACGCGAGTCAGGTGCGAGACACTTTCACCAATGATACCCATCGTCCTCTGGGGGCAATCGTCTGCATTAGTCCGTGGAGTTTCCCGCTGGCAATCTTTACCGGACAAATTTCTGCTGCGCTGGCGGCAGGAAACAGCGTATTGGCGAAACCGGCAGAACAAACGCCGCTGATTGCAGCGCAGGCGGTGCGTATTTTACGGGAAGCGGGTGTCCCTCTGGGCGTGCTACAACTGCTGCCTGGACAGGGAGAAACGATTGGTGCGGCATTGGTGAACGACGAGCGGGTACGCGGCGTGGTGTTTACGGGTTCGACGGCCGTGGCAAAAATCCTGCAACGCAGCATCGCTGGCAGACTCGATCCACAAGGGCGTTTGACACCGCTGATTGCTGAAACGGGTGGTCTGAATGCCATGATTGTCGACTCTTCTGCACTGACGGAACAGGTAGTGAATGATGTTATTGCCTCTGCGTTTGACAGCGCCGGACAGCGTTGCTCGGCGCTGCGCCTTTTGTGTCTGCAAGACGATATCGCGGATCGCACGCTGGCTATGCTGCGCGGTGCGATGGCGGAATGTCGAATGGGGGATCCTGAACGGCTATCGACTGATATCGGCCCGCTGATTGACGCGGAAGCGAAAGAGAACGTGGAGCTGCATATCCAGACGATGCGGGAGAAAGGCCATACGGTATTTCAGGCAGCGTATCCGCAGGATGAGGAGACGTGGCGGCACGGGACGTTTGTGAAACCGACCCTGATCGAACTGGGCAAGATAGACGAGCTGAAAAAAGAAGTTTTTGGTCCAGTTTTACACGTCGTTCGCTATCAAAGCCAGCAGTTGGATGCCGTGATTGAGCAGATCAACGCGGCGGGTTATGGCCTGACGCTGGGCGTACATACGCGCATTGATGAAACTATTCAGCGTGTGACGAACAGGGCACAGGTGGGTAACCAGTATGTGAACCGCAATATGGTGGGTGCTGTTGTCGGCGTTCAACCGTTTGGCGGAGAAGGCTTATCGGGAACCGGGCCAAAGGCAGGCGGACCGCTTTACCTATACCGCTTATTGGCGCATCGGCCGGACAACGCGCTTGCAGCAGGATTCACCAAGCAGAATCGTGAGCAGGCTTCTGTCCGAACCTCGCTGCTGGCGGGACTACTGGCGTTGGAAGACTGGGCGATTAGCGGTGAACGTCACGATCTGGCAACGCTGTGTCAGCGCTATAAAGAGCATAGTGTTAGCGGAATAACGCGACAGTTGTCCGGTCCGACAGGGGAAAGTAATGCGTATACCTTGTTGCCACGTGAGCGGATTCTATGTCTGGCCGATAATGAGGAAGACCGTTTGATTCAGGCGGCAGCGGTGCTGGCAACGGGTGGAAAGCTGCTATGGCCGGAAGGCGAGCAGGAGAAAGCGCTCTATGCCCGTTTGCCAGAGGACGTTCAGTCGCGCATTCGGTTCACGCCTGACTGGCAACGGCATGATGAGGCGTCTTTTCATGGTGTGATTTATCATGGGGATGCCGATCGGTTACGGCAGGTAAGCGAAGCGCTTGCAGAACGTGATGGCCCGATTATCCTGCCGTTAGGCTATACGCAGGGCGACACCCACGTTCAACTGGAGCGACTGCTGACCGAACGTTCCCTGAGTATCAATACCGCCGCCGCAGGCGGTAACGCCAGCCTGATGGCGATAGGCTAA
- the rep gene encoding DNA helicase Rep: MRLNPSQQHAVEFVTGPCLVLAGAGSGKTRVITNKIAHLIRQCGYQARHIAAVTFTNKAAREMKERVAQTLGRKETRGLMIATFHTLGLEIIKREYAALGMKSNFSLFDDQDQMALLKELTEQWLENDKAQLQQLISTISNWKNDLIDPAGAAATARSERDKLFVHCYALYHEHLRACNVLDFDDLILLPTLLLKRNAEVRERWQNRLRYLLVDEYQDTNTSQYELVKLLVGSRARFTVVGDDDQSIYSWRGARPQNLVLLQQDFPALDVIKLEQNYRSSGRILKAANILIANNPHVFEKRLFSELGYGDELKVITANNEDHEAERVVGELIAHHFIKKTQYGDYAILYRGNHQSRLFEKMLMQNRIPYRISGGTSFFSRPEIKDLLAYLRVLTNPDDDSAFLRIVNTPKREIGPATMKKLGEWAGQRNKGLFSASFDLGLSQSLTGRGLESLQRFTQWLAEIARLAEREPVAAVRDLIHGLDYESWLYETSPSPKAAEMRMKNVNQLFSWMTEMLEGSELDEPMTLTQVVTRFTLRDMMERGESEEELDQVQLMTLHASKGLEFPYVFLVGMEEGLLPHQSSIDEDNVDEERRLAYVGITRAQRELFFTLCKERRQYGELVRPEPSRFLLELPQDDVVWETERKVVSAQERMQKGQTNVANIRAMLAKAKGE, translated from the coding sequence ATGCGCTTAAACCCCAGCCAACAACATGCCGTCGAATTCGTCACCGGACCTTGTCTGGTTCTGGCGGGCGCAGGCTCAGGCAAGACCCGCGTGATCACCAATAAAATTGCGCACCTGATTCGCCAGTGTGGTTATCAGGCTCGGCACATTGCCGCCGTGACGTTTACCAACAAAGCGGCGCGTGAAATGAAGGAACGCGTGGCACAAACGCTGGGGCGTAAAGAAACGCGTGGGCTAATGATTGCGACCTTCCATACGCTGGGGTTGGAGATCATCAAGCGTGAATACGCCGCGCTGGGGATGAAATCCAATTTCTCCCTGTTTGACGATCAAGACCAGATGGCGTTGCTGAAAGAGCTGACGGAGCAGTGGTTGGAAAACGATAAGGCGCAGCTGCAACAGCTGATCTCGACGATCTCAAACTGGAAAAACGATCTGATCGATCCTGCTGGTGCAGCGGCGACTGCGCGATCCGAACGCGACAAGCTGTTTGTGCATTGCTACGCGCTTTATCATGAACACCTGCGTGCCTGTAATGTGCTGGATTTCGACGATCTGATTTTGCTGCCCACGCTATTATTGAAGCGGAATGCCGAGGTGCGTGAACGCTGGCAGAACCGCTTACGCTACCTGCTGGTGGATGAATATCAAGACACCAACACCAGCCAGTATGAGCTGGTTAAGCTGTTGGTCGGCTCCCGTGCGCGTTTTACCGTCGTCGGGGATGACGATCAGTCGATTTATTCCTGGCGTGGTGCGCGCCCGCAGAATCTGGTGTTGCTACAGCAGGATTTCCCGGCGCTTGACGTGATCAAACTGGAACAGAATTACCGCTCATCCGGGCGTATTCTGAAAGCAGCCAATATTCTCATCGCCAATAACCCGCACGTCTTTGAAAAGCGCCTGTTCTCGGAGCTGGGTTACGGTGATGAACTCAAAGTCATTACCGCCAACAACGAAGATCACGAAGCGGAGCGGGTCGTGGGTGAATTGATTGCCCATCACTTTATTAAAAAGACCCAGTATGGCGACTATGCCATTCTGTATCGTGGCAACCATCAGTCGCGCCTGTTTGAAAAGATGCTGATGCAGAACCGTATTCCTTATCGCATTTCCGGTGGCACGTCTTTTTTCTCTCGACCTGAAATCAAAGATTTACTGGCTTACCTGCGCGTTCTGACCAACCCGGATGACGACAGTGCCTTCTTACGCATCGTGAACACGCCCAAGCGAGAGATTGGCCCAGCGACGATGAAAAAGCTGGGCGAGTGGGCAGGACAACGCAATAAGGGTCTGTTCAGCGCGAGTTTTGATCTCGGGTTGAGCCAGTCTTTGACTGGGCGTGGGCTGGAGTCCCTGCAACGGTTTACGCAGTGGCTGGCGGAGATTGCCCGTCTGGCGGAGCGTGAGCCTGTGGCAGCCGTGCGCGACCTGATTCATGGCTTGGACTACGAAAGCTGGCTCTACGAAACCTCGCCCAGCCCAAAAGCCGCAGAAATGCGGATGAAGAACGTCAATCAGCTATTTAGTTGGATGACGGAAATGCTGGAAGGCTCCGAGCTGGATGAACCCATGACGTTGACGCAGGTGGTGACGCGCTTCACGCTGCGGGACATGATGGAGCGTGGTGAAAGTGAAGAGGAACTGGATCAGGTGCAACTGATGACGCTGCATGCGTCCAAAGGACTGGAGTTTCCGTACGTCTTTTTGGTTGGGATGGAGGAGGGTCTGTTGCCGCACCAGAGCAGCATTGATGAAGACAACGTCGACGAAGAGCGCCGTCTGGCATACGTGGGAATTACACGCGCCCAACGCGAGCTGTTCTTCACGCTATGTAAAGAACGCCGCCAGTATGGCGAGCTGGTGCGCCCCGAACCGAGCCGCTTCCTGCTTGAACTGCCGCAGGATGATGTGGTGTGGGAAACGGAAAGAAAAGTCGTTAGCGCACAAGAGCGTATGCAAAAAGGTCAGACGAACGTCGCCAATATCCGGGCGATGCTAGCGAAGGCAAAAGGGGAATAA
- the ppiC gene encoding peptidylprolyl isomerase PpiC: MANTAAALHILVDTEQEANDILAQLEKGADFQKLAQKHSTCPSKRNGGDLGEFRKGDMVPAFDKAVFSCELLKPFGPVKTQFGYHVIKVLYRN; encoded by the coding sequence ATGGCAAATACCGCAGCAGCCCTACACATCCTGGTCGATACTGAGCAGGAAGCTAATGACATTCTTGCGCAACTGGAAAAAGGTGCAGATTTCCAGAAACTGGCACAGAAGCACTCAACCTGCCCGTCAAAACGTAACGGTGGCGATCTCGGTGAGTTTCGTAAAGGCGACATGGTGCCAGCGTTCGATAAGGCCGTGTTTTCCTGCGAATTGCTGAAACCGTTCGGTCCAGTAAAAACCCAGTTTGGCTACCATGTAATCAAAGTGCTGTACCGTAACTAA
- the ppx gene encoding exopolyphosphatase: MLSSSSLYAAIDLGSNSFHMLVTREAAGSIQTLAKIKRKVRLAAGLDKQSRLSQEAMQRGWQCLQLFSERLQDIPQDQVRVVATATLRLATNADEFLQRAQEILGLPIQVISGEEEARLIYQGVAHTTGGPDARLVVDIGGGSTELATGVGAKTTQLFSLPMGCVTWLDRYFSDRNLEAGNFERAEQAAREMLRPVAASLREQGWQICVGASGTVQALQEIMVAQGMDEYITLPKLRQLKEHAIQCDKLEELEIEGLTLERALVFPSGLAILMAIFQELDIKTMTLAGGALREGLVYGMLNLPVDQDIRHRTLETLQRRYLLDTEQAKRVSTLADNFLQQVARDWQLDNRCRELLRSACLVHEIGLSIDFRQSPQHAAYLIRHSDLPGFTPAQKKLLATLLQNQINPVDLMPLSQQNALSVNQAQRLCRLLRLAIIFASRRRDDTLPAVRLRVEGETLRLILPTGWLAQHPLRAEMLEQESRWQSYVHWPLMLEETTI; encoded by the coding sequence GGCAGCATTCAGACGCTGGCGAAAATAAAGCGTAAGGTCCGCCTTGCAGCAGGGCTGGATAAGCAGAGTCGGCTCTCGCAGGAAGCGATGCAGCGTGGTTGGCAGTGTCTACAACTGTTTTCCGAACGGTTGCAGGACATTCCGCAGGATCAGGTGCGCGTCGTCGCGACCGCAACCCTGCGGCTGGCAACGAACGCTGACGAGTTTCTGCAACGGGCTCAGGAAATTCTGGGCTTGCCGATTCAGGTTATCAGCGGTGAAGAAGAAGCACGCTTGATTTATCAAGGCGTAGCACATACCACGGGCGGCCCAGATGCGCGTCTGGTTGTGGATATTGGCGGTGGTAGCACCGAACTGGCAACAGGCGTCGGTGCAAAAACGACTCAGTTGTTCAGCCTCCCGATGGGATGCGTCACGTGGCTGGATCGCTATTTCAGCGACCGCAACCTCGAAGCCGGTAACTTTGAACGCGCGGAACAGGCGGCGCGTGAAATGCTGCGTCCTGTCGCGGCTTCTCTACGCGAGCAAGGGTGGCAAATCTGCGTCGGTGCTTCCGGTACGGTACAAGCGCTACAGGAAATTATGGTCGCGCAGGGAATGGATGAATACATTACTCTGCCGAAGCTCAGACAGCTTAAAGAGCATGCGATTCAATGCGATAAGCTGGAAGAATTGGAAATTGAAGGGCTAACGCTGGAACGTGCACTGGTTTTCCCCAGTGGGTTAGCCATTCTGATGGCGATCTTTCAGGAACTCGACATCAAAACGATGACGTTGGCCGGAGGCGCACTGCGTGAGGGGCTGGTCTATGGCATGTTGAATCTGCCTGTCGATCAGGATATCCGCCACCGCACACTAGAGACGCTGCAACGCCGTTATCTGTTGGATACCGAACAGGCTAAACGCGTCAGTACGCTGGCAGATAACTTTCTGCAACAGGTTGCCCGTGACTGGCAGTTAGATAACCGATGTCGTGAGTTACTGCGCAGCGCCTGTCTGGTGCACGAAATCGGTTTGAGCATTGATTTTCGCCAGTCACCCCAGCATGCAGCCTATTTGATTCGCCATAGCGATCTCCCCGGCTTTACGCCCGCCCAGAAAAAGCTGTTAGCCACACTCCTGCAAAACCAGATTAACCCTGTCGATTTAATGCCGCTCAGTCAGCAAAATGCGCTATCGGTCAACCAGGCACAGCGCCTGTGCCGCCTGTTGCGTCTGGCAATTATTTTTGCCAGCCGCCGCCGCGATGACACGCTGCCAGCAGTGCGGTTGCGCGTAGAAGGTGAAACATTGCGTTTGATTCTGCCTACTGGCTGGCTGGCTCAACATCCGTTACGGGCAGAAATGTTGGAACAGGAAAGCCGCTGGCAAAGCTACGTACACTGGCCGCTGATGCTGGAAGAAACGACAATTTAA